Below is a window of bacterium DNA.
TTGGCGAGGTAACAGTTCCGACAAAGAAGATACTTAAATTTCATCTTCATTTATCAGAAAAGAAACTTTGGGAACCGAACAATCCGTTTCTTTATGCTCTCGAGTTTAAGCTTGTAAAAGAAAAAAGGAAAGAAAAAGTCATAGATACAGTTAAGAGTTATTTCGGGTTACGAGAAATCAGAATTAGCAGGAAAAAGGTGTTGATAAATAATAAGCCGATATTTCAGCGGTTGGTGTTAGACCAAGGGTATTATCCGGATGGGATATACACTGCACCGAACGATACCGCTTTGAAAAGAGATATCGAACTATCGTTAAAACTGGGATTTAACGGCGCACGGTTACATCAGAAAGTGTTCGAGCCGCGGTTTCTCTACTGGGCGGATAAACTTGGGTATCTGGTCTGGGGAGAATATCCGAACTGGGGATTAGACCATAGTCATCCGGAAGCGATAGTTCGGGTTCAGGCGGAATGGCGCGAAGTGATTGAGCGCGATTTCAATCATCCGTGTATCGTCGGCTGGTGTCCGTTTAATGAAACGCCGCGACAGCAGAACCCAGAACTGCTGCGAATAATATACCGATTAACGAAACAGCTTGACCCGACCCGCCCGGTAATTGATACCAGTGGATATGTCCACGTCGAAACAGATGTTTATGACGTGCATAATTATGAACAGGATCCGGATAAGTTTAAAGCGTTATTCGAACCATTTAAAAAATTAGATAAAAACGTTTGGCGAAATGTTCCGGAACAAGAGGTCGCATATCAAGGTCAGCCATATTTCGTCAGTGAATATGGTGGGATATGGTGGAATCCCGAACAGAAAGATAAAAAATCTTGGGGGTATGGCGAACGACCGAGAACCGCAGAAGAATTTATCGCTCGATATCGTGGATTAACAGAATCGCTTTTATTCCATCCGAAAATGTTCGGGTTCTGTTATACGCAACTCTATGATATCGAGCAGGAAGTTAACGGGCTCTATACTTACGACCGAAAGCCGAAATTTCATCCGAACACGATCAGAAGAATTAATATCCAGCGTGCGGCTATAGAAAAAACCTAGAAACGACGATATAGCATCGAAACCGAAATCCTTAAAAAAAATAAAAAACGAGAAGTCCCTATTGACCGATAATAAGGTTTTGCGCTACTATGATTTGCAATTAGAAATTCATCAAATCGACCTCAAAGTTGCAACACCCTAACGATATGCCATGGATTGAAAAACGAGAAATTATGGATGCGGCAACGATTGACCGCACTTTAAACCGGATGGTGCACGAAATTATCGAAAAGAATCCGGATTTGTACAATCTAGCGATCGTTGGTATTCGCACCCGTGGAATCTATTTAGCGGAACGGCTCCAGAAGAAACTAGCCGAAATAGCGAAAATTAACATTCCACTCGGAACTTTAGATATAACGATGTATCGAGATGATCTAAGTCGATTAGGGTATCATCCGGTTGTTGGTGAGACGCACCTCCCGTTTGTGCTAGATGATAAACAGATACTGCTGGTCGATGATGTATTATATACCGGGCGAACTATTCGCGCGGCATTAGATGCGTTGATGGATTATGGCAGACCGGCGAGTATCCAGCTAGCGGTTTTAATTGACCGTGGACATCGGGAATTACCCATCGCAGCAGATTTTGTCGGAAGAACTATTCCGACCGCAAAACAAGAACAAGTTCAGGTTAAACTAATAGAAACTGATACCATTGACCAGGTGGTAATAACCGAACAGCAATAGACATTTCACGAAAGAACTGAACAACGAAAGAACAAGAAAACGAGATAATAGGAGGTTCTTAAGTTCTTCCGTTAGTAAGTTCCTCCGGTTTATCGTATGCTTACTGGACTCAAAACCAAACATCTTTTAGGATTAGAATATCTCTCAAAAGAAGAAATCGAATTGATTTTGCAGACCGCAAAACCGTTTAAAGAACTGTTCACCCGGTCGGTGAAAAAAGTACCGACATTACGCGGGAAAACATTAGTTAACTTGTTCTACGAAGCCAGCACCAGAACCCGTACCTCATTTGAGCTTGCTGCAAAACGGTTATCCGCAGACGTGATTAATATTGCTGTAGCGAGTTCGAGCGTAGTTAAAGGGGAAAGTTTGATTGATACCGTGCGAACCATTGAAGCGATGAAAACGGATTTTTTAGTTATCCGACATTCGGCAGGTGGTGTCCCGCAGTTTCTTTCAACGCGCGTTCAATCAGCAATAATTAACGCTGGTGATGGCCAGCATGAACATCCTACCCAAGGGTTGTTAGATATTTATACTATTCTGGAAAAGAAAAAGCGAATTGCGGGATTGAAAGTAGTTATCGTTGGTGATATCCGACATAGCCGGGTTGCGCGAAGTGATATCTGGGGGTTAACCAAACTCGGAGCGAACGTTACCGTCGTCGGTCCACCAACGCTCATTCCGCCGGAAATCGAAAAGATGGGCGCTACAGTCTCATACCATACCGATACTGCAATCCAAGATGCGGATGTAATCAATATACTTCGGCTACAACTCGAACGACAGAAAAAAAATATGTTTCCGTCAATTCGGGAATATACCGCATTGTTTGGAATAGACCGGCATCGGGTGAAAAAAGCGAAACCAGACGTGATTATTATGCATCCGGGCCCGATGAACCGTGGAATAGAAATTTCTGCAGAAGTCGCAGACGGCGTTGAATCGGTTGTCGAACAGCAGGTTACAAACGGGGTAGCGATTCGCATGGCGGTATTATATCTGCTTGGTGGCGGGAAACCCACCGCCGCACTCGAACAAGCTGTAGAATAACCTAAATAGTAAATTGAATGACAATACGAACAGATTAAATTATATTATATCAGATGCGTTATGAAATTATTAATTAAAAATGGATTGGTTATCAATCCAGAGAAATTAACTTCGGAAAAATTAGATATTCTCATTGAAAACGATCGAATCTCGTTAATAGGCACATCAATTACCTCTGCAGATGCACAGATTATCGATGCGCAATCGAATTATGTTTGTCCGGGTTTAGTAGATATGCATGTCCATTTACGGGAACCCGGTCGGGAAGATGAGGAAACAATCTATAGTGGCACTAGAGCGGCTGCGCTCGGTGGTGTAACTTCAGTTGCGTGCATGGCGAACACCGATCCGCCGATAGATGACCGTGCTGGCGTAGAATTTATCAAAGCGAAAGCGAAACGAGACGGTATCGTTAACGTTTATCCCATCGCTGCGATTACGAAAGGATTAAAAGGTGAAGAAATCGCTGAACTAGGTGATTTACATCGGGCGGGTGCCGTTGCGGTCTCCGACGATGGGAACTGTGTCATGAACGCAGAAGTGTTACGTCGGGCGATGGAATATTCGCTGCCATTCAATTTTCCGATTATTGAACATTGCGAAGATAAGAATCTTGCGGGTGACGGCGTGATGCATGAAGGTTGGCATTCGACTGAATTCGGACTGCGCGGGATACCGTCAGCCGCTGAAGATGTTATTGTTGCCCGAGATATAACCTTAGCGGAGATGACCGGTGCGAAATTGCATATTGCCCATGTTAGTTCCAGCAAATCAGTTGAACTTATCCGGCAAGCGAAACAACGCGGGGTTCGGGTTACCTGCGAGGTTACCCCGCATCATTTAACCTTAACCGATGCAGCGGTAGCAACCTATGATTCGAATATGAAAATGAATCCGCCGTTACGAACGGAAGCGGATGTTACTGCGCTAATAAAGGGATTGCAGGATGGAACTATCGATTGTATCGCTTCTGACCATGCGCCACATGCTGTGTTT
It encodes the following:
- a CDS encoding beta-galactosidase; translation: MGREKSIPRAEYPRPQFVRKEWLNLNGSWDVEIGKMDTTPPTVFSRKILVPFCPESKLSGIAKKEFIPWIWYRRNFELPKQWFGKRILLHFGAVDYEATVWVNGNKIGSHRGGYTPFSFEITRYITNGNNELIVCAKDDTRNPLQPSGKQSDKLESYGCFYTRTTGIWQTVWLEPVPQTYLRSFKIYPNIKKGSITVRATVDGKTSGLNLTTTAFAKNRKVGEVTVPTKKILKFHLHLSEKKLWEPNNPFLYALEFKLVKEKRKEKVIDTVKSYFGLREIRISRKKVLINNKPIFQRLVLDQGYYPDGIYTAPNDTALKRDIELSLKLGFNGARLHQKVFEPRFLYWADKLGYLVWGEYPNWGLDHSHPEAIVRVQAEWREVIERDFNHPCIVGWCPFNETPRQQNPELLRIIYRLTKQLDPTRPVIDTSGYVHVETDVYDVHNYEQDPDKFKALFEPFKKLDKNVWRNVPEQEVAYQGQPYFVSEYGGIWWNPEQKDKKSWGYGERPRTAEEFIARYRGLTESLLFHPKMFGFCYTQLYDIEQEVNGLYTYDRKPKFHPNTIRRINIQRAAIEKT
- the pyrR gene encoding bifunctional pyr operon transcriptional regulator/uracil phosphoribosyltransferase PyrR, with protein sequence MPWIEKREIMDAATIDRTLNRMVHEIIEKNPDLYNLAIVGIRTRGIYLAERLQKKLAEIAKINIPLGTLDITMYRDDLSRLGYHPVVGETHLPFVLDDKQILLVDDVLYTGRTIRAALDALMDYGRPASIQLAVLIDRGHRELPIAADFVGRTIPTAKQEQVQVKLIETDTIDQVVITEQQ
- a CDS encoding aspartate carbamoyltransferase catalytic subunit, which translates into the protein MLTGLKTKHLLGLEYLSKEEIELILQTAKPFKELFTRSVKKVPTLRGKTLVNLFYEASTRTRTSFELAAKRLSADVINIAVASSSVVKGESLIDTVRTIEAMKTDFLVIRHSAGGVPQFLSTRVQSAIINAGDGQHEHPTQGLLDIYTILEKKKRIAGLKVVIVGDIRHSRVARSDIWGLTKLGANVTVVGPPTLIPPEIEKMGATVSYHTDTAIQDADVINILRLQLERQKKNMFPSIREYTALFGIDRHRVKKAKPDVIIMHPGPMNRGIEISAEVADGVESVVEQQVTNGVAIRMAVLYLLGGGKPTAALEQAVE
- a CDS encoding dihydroorotase, which translates into the protein MKLLIKNGLVINPEKLTSEKLDILIENDRISLIGTSITSADAQIIDAQSNYVCPGLVDMHVHLREPGREDEETIYSGTRAAALGGVTSVACMANTDPPIDDRAGVEFIKAKAKRDGIVNVYPIAAITKGLKGEEIAELGDLHRAGAVAVSDDGNCVMNAEVLRRAMEYSLPFNFPIIEHCEDKNLAGDGVMHEGWHSTEFGLRGIPSAAEDVIVARDITLAEMTGAKLHIAHVSSSKSVELIRQAKQRGVRVTCEVTPHHLTLTDAAVATYDSNMKMNPPLRTEADVTALIKGLQDGTIDCIASDHAPHAVFEKEQEFDVAPFGVIGVQTMVSVIFTELVAKNKIILERAIQAMSYNPATILGLDRGRLDVGSIADVVIIDPKKEITVTADWLYGRSKNSAFLGRKLMGIATITIVAGKIVVNDGKLV